The DNA segment ATCATCCGACCAGCCCCAGCTCCCCGAGGAGGAAGCGAAGGTGCTGTCCGCCGTGACTGCGGACGACCAGCCGGTGGACCGCATCATCGAGCGGTCCGGCCTGCCCGCCCATGTGGTCTCCGCCACGCTGATGAAGCTGGAGATCCGCCAACTGGTGCGGGCCTTCCCCGGGTTCCGCTACGCGCGCAGGTGACACGGCCGCGGGCTCACGCGTTGGCCAGCACCCAGCGGTATTCCGCGGCGAGCTGTTCGTCCACCGGACGGTGCATGGACGATGGCAGCACGCCCCAGGTGTAGGTCTCGATCTCGTAGTGGTTGCAGGCGTCCGGGTTGTCCCGCCGCCATGCCAGCACCTGCTGGATCTGGTCCTGCGTGGAGCGCAGCGGTGCCTCCGGCGCGGTGTCTAACGGGATGTGGAAATGGACGCGCATTTCCCGGAAATCAGCAGGAGCCGCCTCGCCGCAATCGAGAGCCTGGAAAAAGTCCGGCAGGTCCGGGTAACGTTTGATGCGGCCCTCCGGATCACGCAGCAGCGCCTGATGGAAATAGATCGGTTCGTCGAACTCCCGGATGGCCTCGAGGGCGGCGGTGTCGCGGGGATCGAGCGCAAGGGCGCTGGAAAGGTGGATCTTGGAGATGCGGATGCCGGCGGCCACCAGCGCATCGAGAGAATCCCGCGCCTCGTCATACTCCAGCGCGAGGTGGCAGGCGTCGTAGTTCAGGCCGATGCGGCGGCGGATGATCTCCGAATGCTCCGGCGCGGAGGCGTGCAGCCGTTGGAAAAAGGCCAGCGTCTCCTCCGTGTTCTCGAAGTGGCCCAGCGGCTCCGGCTCCAGTCCGAGATGGAAGTCCCGGCCGTGCTCCCGCGCCAGTTCATCGAGGAACAACGCCAGCTCCACCAGGTGCGCCAGGATCGGCCCCTCTTGGGGATGGAAGGTCTTGTGAGAGCCGGGCAGTGTGGAGACGGACGCTCCGGTGCCGGGCTGGGAGATGACGGACAGGATACGGAAAAGGTTTTTCGTGTATTCCAGCCGCGCGCGGTCGCTCCAGTCCGGGAGGAAGACCTGCTCCTTCACCCGCGTGCCGTGGAAGCTGCCGTAGGGGAATCCGTTGATCGTGAAAACGTAGGTGTTCGTCTCCGCCAGCCAGTCGCGGAAGCGCTCCAGACGCTCCCCTGCCAGCAGTTCCTCCGCCGCCACGGCGGACAACCGCAGGCCGATGGCGAACGGCGCACCGTCCTCCAGCTCACCGCCGGCCAGCAGGCGCTCGCGCACGGCCAGCACATGGCTGCGCAGGACTTCCGCAGTGGCTTCCCAAGTTTCGGCGGGATGGATGTTGGTGCAGTAGGAGAGGTGGGATGAATCAAGTTTCACGACGCCGCGAATCTGGAACATCAAACGCCGGGCGTCCACCCCCCAATCACTTCCGGAAACTGCTGGTAAGATCCGCCGTATTCTCCGCTTACTATCCGCGCCGCCCATGAAAAAATCCATCGCCCTGCTCCTGCTGCTGCCATTTTCCCCGCTGTTCGCGGAAGGCCCCTACCCCGTGGACCCCGCCTCGGTACGGAAAGAAGGCGTGCCCGCAGGCAAGGTGACACAGGCGAAGTTCTCCGGCAGCAAGGTCTTTCCCGGCACGGAGCGGGACTACTGGGTCTATGTCCCCTCCCAGTATGACGGCTCGAAACCCGCCTGCCTGATGGTCTTCCAGGATGGCGGCGGCTACATCGGCGAAAAGGGATCGTTCAAGGTGCCGATCGTTTTCGACAACCTCATCGCCTCCGGGGAGATGCCGGTGACCATCGCCGTGTTCATCAACCCCGGCGTGGTTCCAGCGACGAAGCCGGACGGGCAGCCCCGTTTCAACCGCAGCTACGAATATGACGCCTTCACCGCCGACTACTCCTCTTTCCTCATCAATGAGATCCTGCCGGTCGCGCTGAAGGACCTGAAGGTGAGCACGGACCCCAGCGACCGCGGGATCTGCGGCTCGTCCTCCGGTGCCATCGCCGCTTTCAATGTCGCGTGGTTCCGGCCGGATTCGTTCCGCCGCGTGTATTCCACCATCGGCACCTACGTCGGCTTGCGCGGGGGCGATGAGATCGTGACCCTGCTGCGCAAGACGGAGTCGAAGCCGCTGCGGATCTTCCTCCAGGATGGTTCCAACGACAACAACATCTACTGCGGCGACTGGTGGATGGCGAACCAGGCGATGGAGCGCGCGCTGACCTTTTCCGGCTACGAGGTGAACCACGTGTGGGGCGAAGGGAAACACTCCGGCCAGCACGGCGGTGCCATCCTCCCGGAGGCCATGCGCTGGCTGTGGAAGGACCATCCGAAGCCCGTCACCACCCACTACGATGAGTGCAAGGGCAAGACGAAGGACATGCTGGTGGACGGAAAAGGCTGGGAGCTGGTGAGCGAGGGCCACGGCTTCACGGAAGGCCCCGTCGCCTCTGCGGACGGCACGGTGTATTTTTCCGACATCCCCAACAGCAAGATCCACACCGTCGCTCCGGACGGGAAGGTTTCCCTGTTCCTTGAGAACACGAACAAGACCAACGGCCTCGCCTTCGGACCGGACGGACGGCTCTACGGATGCCGCGCCGGTGCCGGTGAGATCGTCTCCTGGGATGTGAAGACGAAGGAAGAGAAGATCCACGCGAAGGACATCAAAGCGAATGACCTGGTGGTCACCCATGACGGCGTGATCTACGCCACCGAGCCAACGACGAAGTCCGTGTGGATCATCCGTCCGGGCCAGGAAAAAGTGCTGGGCAGCGACAAGTTCGGCGGCGTGAACGGCATCGAGGCCGTGCCGGACCAGGGCCGCTTCGACGTGACGGATCCCGGCAACCGCTTCGTCTGGTCCATCATGCGCCAACCGGATGGTTCCCTGTCCGATGCGCAGCCCTACCACCATCTCCATCTGCCTCCCGGGGACCTGGACAACCGCAGCCGAGCGGACGGCACCGCCATGACAAAGGACGGCTGGCTACTCGTCGCCACCTCCATGGGGGTCCAGGTCTGCGACCAACCGGGCCGGGTGAATCTCATCATCCCGATGCCGGTCGGCGCGCGTTTCCCCTCCAACCTCTGCTTCGCGGGTCCGGAGCGGAAGACCCTCTTTGCCACCGCCGGGGACAAGGTGTTCAAGCGTGAGACGAAGCTCACCGGCATCAACGCCTGGGACGCCCCCGCCGCCGCACCGAAGCCCGGCCTCTGATCCCCTTACCGACATCGATGTCAGCTCCAGCGAAACCATCCACCGCCGCCCGCCTCTATCTCGCCGCCATCGGCCTGAGCCTAGCTCTCATGGGAGGCGTCTTTTTCTGGCTCATGTGGCGCAGTTTCGACCGTGCCCGCCACATGCAGTCATGGCCGGAGGTGAGGTGCGTGATCATCGAATCCACGACCGAAGAACGACGAGTCGATCCGAACTCCCCGGCGGAGTACCGCGTCAGCGTGACCTACGGCTACGATTTCGCCGGCAAGGCACGGACGGGAGACCACATGACCTGGCGCGGCAATCCATGGACCTCCAAACCCGACGTGGTCCAGGAGCGACTGGACGCCTTCAAGGAAGGAACCAGCACCACCTGCCGGGTCGATCCGAACAACCCGGATTTTTCAGTCCTGAAGCCGGACACGAAGGCACCCGGTTACTCCATCTGGTTTCCCGCCCTCTTTGTCGTCGGCGGATTGGGAATCACCGTGCGGGCATTCACCGCAGGCCGAAAATCACCGTCAGCCGGTTGAACCCAGCTTGTTGCAAGGAAGCAACTTATGTGAAAAGACCGAAATTTTCGCGTCTGAATATGATTGCCTCAAGGAGAGCGGCTGACAGTTTCCGCGTGGAAAAAACCCGATGCGGATGAGCCGTCGCAACACCCCTTTCATCCTCTGCGCGTCACTCGCCCAGAGCCTGCATGTCAATGCCCTGCCTGAGATCGAGGTCACCGCGCAGCGGGCAAAGCCTTCGGACACCTCTTACACCCACTCCATCCAGGAGGAGGATCTCGATGCGGCGGCCACGGCCAGCCCCAACTTCCTCGACCTTCTGCCCGCAGTTCCGAATGCCTACGTGTCGGGGGATTTCTCGCTGGGCTTCACGCTGCGGGGACTCGGCCAGGAAAGCATGTTCTCCACGGTGGGTACCAGCTCGAACCCGCTGATCACAGCTACCCGCGACGGCATTCCGCTGTCCTACAGTGTCCTCACCTATCTCCCGCCGCTGGCGACGGATCTGGATGGAGTGGAAATAGCGAACGGTCCACAGATCGTCAGACCCGGTGCATCGTCGCTGGGCGGAGCGCTCCGTTTCACCTCCCCGCTTCCGGAGTTCTCCTTCACCGGACAGGCAGCCCTCAGTGTCGGTGACTATGGCTTCCGCCGCGCCTATCTTTCCCAGAACTTGGTCATCCTCCCGGATGAGCTGACGCTTCGGTTCGCCTCCCACTGGGAGGAGTCCGACGGCTATCTGGAAAACATCACCTACGGGGACCACCAGTTCGCCTCCACCGAACGGCAGCGCCATACCGCCACCCTGCTGTGGAAACCGAGATTTGGCGGCGGGGACTCCGTTGTAATGAACGCCGGGTATGACGGTACGAGGGGGAACCCCTTGGGAAACACCCTCCGTGTGGCCGGCCTGATCGGCGATGAACTGGACGGCAAGACCGCACGGAACACGGAGCCATCCTTTCCGGCGGACCATTGGTTCGGCTCCCTCAAGGGCAGCTTTTCGCTGGGGAGTGATCTGACACTGACCTCCCAGAGCAACCTCCAGCGGTTCGATCTCGGCAGGCTGCTGGACCTGGACTCCTCCCCTTTCCTCAACTGGTTCGCAAAGGGCTACAACGATGAGTTCCGCTTCACGCAGGACCTCCTGCTGGAGCAGCAGGGCGAGACACTGGACTGGACGCTGGGCGCCTACTTCGAGTCGGGCCGCTATGAGACCGGCAATGCAGGAGTGGGCATCTTCCCCATCCCCGGCGGCAGTCCGTTCTCCACCACGCTGGACGAGGTCGTCACGAAATTCGCCGTGTTCGGAAATCTCAACTGGAAGCTGTCCCCGGCCTGGCGCATCAGCGGTGGCCTGCGGGCCCTCCAAGAGCGGAGGGAGGTGGACGCCTCCACCCAATTCCTTCTGCCCAACCGCTTCGCCGATGGCCGGACGAGCGATGACGCCATCCTTCCGGAACTCGGCGTCCATTGGACCGGACACGACAAGGTGGAGGCTGGACTCCGGGTGAGCCGCGGTCACCGTGCGGGTGGCGTCGCCTACGCGCAGACCCTCGCAGTCGCCCGTCCCTACGGCGAGGAGACTAGCTGGGACGCGGAGCTTTACGTGGACTACAAGCCACGGACGGATCTGGCCGTATCGCTCAATATTTTCGCTTCGTCGATCGAGGATCAGCAGGTGCCATTCACACCCGCCGGAGGAACGGCGGTGCTGGACCAGCTCATCGCCAACTCATCCAGCTCCCGGCGCTACGGGGCGGAGGTCGAGTCCCGCTGGAAGATCTCCGAATGCTTCACCGGCCACGCCGGATTGGGCTGGCTGCACACGGAATACCGCGACCTCCAGCTCCAGGGAACCGACTTCTCCGGAAGCAAGTTCTCCAACGCCCCGGAGCTGACCGCGAGCGTGGGGCTGGCCTTCCACCATCCCACCGGATGGTTCGCCTCCTCCCGCTTCACCTGGGCGGACACCAGCTTCACCACGGTGCAGGACGCCGCGGTGACGAATCTGGAAACGCGCAAGCTCCTCTCCGCCCGCGTCGGCTATGCGTGGGAGAACGTCAGCGTCCATGTCTTCGGCAACAATCTGCTGGACGACCGCTACGCCACGGCACGGATGGTCGGACTGGCCGTACCGTCCATGAATGCGGACATCGGCGCTCCTCGTGTGCTGGGTATCGGCTGCGAGGTGAAATGGTGAGCTGGCCGCCGGGGTGACAGGCGTGGGAATTTCCAGACAATTCTCCGCTTGTCTTTCGCTATACCGGTACCCATCCCGGGACAATGCCATGAAATCCATCCTGAGGGTCACCGCCCAATCCCTGTTGATGTCAGCACTTTCATTGGCCGTCGAACCACCGGTGGACGACCTCGCGGCGGACTCTCCCCTCCGCGTGGATTCATCCATCAAATGGACGCTGGAAACCATCGGCAACGCCACCGTCCTTCGCTGTCACCCGGCGAAAGGGACCGCGATCGGTTTCGAGACGCACACCGCCGACCTTGTCGCCGCGATATTGACTGCGCGGGCCAAGTCCCCTCTACCTCTGGAAAGAATCGCTCTCGGTGATTATCTCGTCCGCTGCGAGTCATTGCAAATCCATCTCCTCCGTGAGTTGGAAGCACGGCATCCCTTGAGCCTGATGAACGCACTGCCGCGCCCGAACTCGATGCCTGTCCGGGGAGCTGAAACCGCGCCATCACTGGCTCCCATCGCTCTCGGCATCCTGAAGAATTCGCCCGATTTCAAGCTGATCGAACAAGCTGCATCCAACTCCGGCTACCGGATCAAGGATGTCAACTGGCATGCATTTCAAGTCACCCACGGCCCTGGCCCTATCCGTCTCCAGGGAGAGATCGTCATCCACTTGGAACCGCAGCCGGTGAAATAGGCTCCGCATGCCCCGGGTCATTCCGGCAGAATCAACGGCCTGTCCCCATCCCCGGCGAACCGCGACACAGTGCGGGTCTCGGGATCATAGAGGAAAGGCGTTCCGTCGAGCGGGTTCCTGGGAAGACGTGCCATGACGTCCGGACCGACTTCTCCTGAACCTGACCGTTCGAGGATGAGGATTTCCATCGCGGCGAGTGCCATCCGCTGTCTGACAGCCTCCCGCACGAATCCATTCCCCCACTTCGACCAGCCGACGGTGAGAAGGCGTGCAAGCTCCCGGCTTTCCGTGGAAAGATGGGAATATTCCGATGCGTCCATCCCCGGCAGATCAATCAGATCCGCAAGGGATGCTTTGGCTACGCGTTCAACGCTTTCCGAAAACCGGTCAGCCAGAAATATCATCAGATCATCCACATCCGGAGGGGTGTTCGGGCCATCGCGCAGGAGCACGGGAAGCAGGAACGATCCCGTGAGGTAGTGCCATTCCCCCCGCAAGGTGTGTGAGAGAAGCTTGGGGTCATAGGAACGCACCGCCAGAAGTTCTCTCCACGGCCGCAGATCCGCCTCCGGGCCGAGGACAGTCACCATTTCATCCATGACCCAGCCGCGGACCATTCCATCCAGCAATATGGTGACCGTCGTCATCAGAAGGGTGGGCGATTCGACTTCCTGATAATGGGTGGCGATCGCCCTCACGCACTGAACATCCCGCAGTGCCT comes from the Luteolibacter sp. SL250 genome and includes:
- the eboE gene encoding metabolite traffic protein EboE, yielding MKLDSSHLSYCTNIHPAETWEATAEVLRSHVLAVRERLLAGGELEDGAPFAIGLRLSAVAAEELLAGERLERFRDWLAETNTYVFTINGFPYGSFHGTRVKEQVFLPDWSDRARLEYTKNLFRILSVISQPGTGASVSTLPGSHKTFHPQEGPILAHLVELALFLDELAREHGRDFHLGLEPEPLGHFENTEETLAFFQRLHASAPEHSEIIRRRIGLNYDACHLALEYDEARDSLDALVAAGIRISKIHLSSALALDPRDTAALEAIREFDEPIYFHQALLRDPEGRIKRYPDLPDFFQALDCGEAAPADFREMRVHFHIPLDTAPEAPLRSTQDQIQQVLAWRRDNPDACNHYEIETYTWGVLPSSMHRPVDEQLAAEYRWVLANA
- a CDS encoding SMP-30/gluconolactonase/LRE family protein, coding for MKKSIALLLLLPFSPLFAEGPYPVDPASVRKEGVPAGKVTQAKFSGSKVFPGTERDYWVYVPSQYDGSKPACLMVFQDGGGYIGEKGSFKVPIVFDNLIASGEMPVTIAVFINPGVVPATKPDGQPRFNRSYEYDAFTADYSSFLINEILPVALKDLKVSTDPSDRGICGSSSGAIAAFNVAWFRPDSFRRVYSTIGTYVGLRGGDEIVTLLRKTESKPLRIFLQDGSNDNNIYCGDWWMANQAMERALTFSGYEVNHVWGEGKHSGQHGGAILPEAMRWLWKDHPKPVTTHYDECKGKTKDMLVDGKGWELVSEGHGFTEGPVASADGTVYFSDIPNSKIHTVAPDGKVSLFLENTNKTNGLAFGPDGRLYGCRAGAGEIVSWDVKTKEEKIHAKDIKANDLVVTHDGVIYATEPTTKSVWIIRPGQEKVLGSDKFGGVNGIEAVPDQGRFDVTDPGNRFVWSIMRQPDGSLSDAQPYHHLHLPPGDLDNRSRADGTAMTKDGWLLVATSMGVQVCDQPGRVNLIIPMPVGARFPSNLCFAGPERKTLFATAGDKVFKRETKLTGINAWDAPAAAPKPGL
- a CDS encoding DUF3592 domain-containing protein, whose translation is MSAPAKPSTAARLYLAAIGLSLALMGGVFFWLMWRSFDRARHMQSWPEVRCVIIESTTEERRVDPNSPAEYRVSVTYGYDFAGKARTGDHMTWRGNPWTSKPDVVQERLDAFKEGTSTTCRVDPNNPDFSVLKPDTKAPGYSIWFPALFVVGGLGITVRAFTAGRKSPSAG
- a CDS encoding TonB-dependent receptor — encoded protein: MSRRNTPFILCASLAQSLHVNALPEIEVTAQRAKPSDTSYTHSIQEEDLDAAATASPNFLDLLPAVPNAYVSGDFSLGFTLRGLGQESMFSTVGTSSNPLITATRDGIPLSYSVLTYLPPLATDLDGVEIANGPQIVRPGASSLGGALRFTSPLPEFSFTGQAALSVGDYGFRRAYLSQNLVILPDELTLRFASHWEESDGYLENITYGDHQFASTERQRHTATLLWKPRFGGGDSVVMNAGYDGTRGNPLGNTLRVAGLIGDELDGKTARNTEPSFPADHWFGSLKGSFSLGSDLTLTSQSNLQRFDLGRLLDLDSSPFLNWFAKGYNDEFRFTQDLLLEQQGETLDWTLGAYFESGRYETGNAGVGIFPIPGGSPFSTTLDEVVTKFAVFGNLNWKLSPAWRISGGLRALQERREVDASTQFLLPNRFADGRTSDDAILPELGVHWTGHDKVEAGLRVSRGHRAGGVAYAQTLAVARPYGEETSWDAELYVDYKPRTDLAVSLNIFASSIEDQQVPFTPAGGTAVLDQLIANSSSSRRYGAEVESRWKISECFTGHAGLGWLHTEYRDLQLQGTDFSGSKFSNAPELTASVGLAFHHPTGWFASSRFTWADTSFTTVQDAAVTNLETRKLLSARVGYAWENVSVHVFGNNLLDDRYATARMVGLAVPSMNADIGAPRVLGIGCEVKW